A stretch of DNA from Bacillota bacterium:
GGAGAGTATGTGGATTGGCTGGCAGCAGAAGTCCCGGCTTTACAAGGACCTTTCGCTGGAAAACCGTGGGTCAAGCATGTCTTACGGGAACTTACCTCAGTAAGGTGGTCCCTCCAAGGCTGAGGGTTACCTCTATAATTTAAATCTGGGAGGCTCACCTACTGAATCTTGACACGGCCGTGTATATCGGTGGAACTTGACAGATATATCAAATAGATATATAATGGCCTTATACCAATTTGATATGGAAGAGGTACGATGATTGAATTGCCGATTCTGGGCCTGCTTAAGGACGGGCCGTTGCACGGCTACGAGCTGAAGCGCCGGTTGGAGAGTATCGTCGGCTACTTCGGCAGGGTCAGCTACGGTTCTCTTTATCCCATGCTCAGAAAGCTGGAGGAGCGCGGCTGCGTTAGTAAGACGGTAGAAGAGCGGCCAGGTAAGAGGCGCGTCACTTACCGGATCACGCCTGAGGGGGAGGTACGCTTCGTGGAGTTGTTACGGGACCCTGGCGTTTCCTTTGGCCTGAAGATGCTGTTCTTCCGGAACATCCCGCCCTCGGACCGCAAACGGCTGCTGGAGCGGCAGCGTGATGAATGGGCGCGCAAGCTAAAAGAGCGCCGGTGTGTCCGGGAGCGAATCGGCAACCGCTCGGTAGACCACTACCGGACCGCGCTCCTGGCGCGGTCCATCGAACACCTGGAGCAAGACATCGCCTGGATTCAGCGTCTCATTGAGGAGGAAAACTGATGAAAAGGTTCGCGGTCACTGAAGACAACTATAAATGGTGGGGCCTGACGGCCATGCTTGTGGGCACATTTACCGTCGTCCTGAGCCTGAGCTTTCTTTTTCCGGCCACCCCGGTCATCATGCGGGACTTCGGTGTTCCTATCGAAGCGGTGGCCTGGCTCAGCCTGGCCTACGCCCTCGGCGCCTCCGTCTTTGAGCCGATGTGGGGCCGGTTGGGGGATATGCACGGACGCAGGCGGA
This window harbors:
- a CDS encoding PadR family transcriptional regulator, yielding MIELPILGLLKDGPLHGYELKRRLESIVGYFGRVSYGSLYPMLRKLEERGCVSKTVEERPGKRRVTYRITPEGEVRFVELLRDPGVSFGLKMLFFRNIPPSDRKRLLERQRDEWARKLKERRCVRERIGNRSVDHYRTALLARSIEHLEQDIAWIQRLIEEEN